One segment of Argiope bruennichi chromosome 11, qqArgBrue1.1, whole genome shotgun sequence DNA contains the following:
- the LOC129957662 gene encoding uncharacterized protein LOC129957662, with the protein MKGIWLLAWHAFLVISFCLLVESESQIRQCETLTGTTEQWQGDEGDAILKCDLKKWRTQRIETVNTLKDLRDKLDMLCVSANYGKGAGNGAQIMGTVTSIVGSFMELAGLPSFQSIMGIGDVIYHSGSLVEGMSSITEYFGSAKFLNEIEKILQEDKKSSNFLGNRLEAWQSLDENIHEILGFDITSEKWTQLGRFLHEFVKIRSVTRDFEKTVDYMKNGKYSTYIETQMRVDQLLKLSNYFEKNPQISAEIRMGLIGVNRFSALYKSFKKYTRKEISEKVASIPQKYKAPTANTVAEYTFLRSIDIAVNFLSLLDVARVIKEGKSKYSDSLKNIIDILELELKSMEVL; encoded by the exons ATG aaaggGATTTGGTTGTTAGCGTGGCATGCTTTCTTAGTAATATCCTTTTGCCTGTTGGTGGAATCTGAAAGCCAAATTAGACAATGCGAAACTTTAACCGGAACAACTGAACAATGGCAAGGAGATGAGGGTGATGCGATCCTGAAATGCGATCTGAAAAAATGGAGAACTCAAAGAATAGAGACTGTCAACACACTCAAGGACTTGCGGGATAAACTAGACATGCTCTGTGTCAGCGCCAACTATGGAAAAGGCGCTGGAAATGGAGCACAAATCATGGGCACTGTTACTTCGATTGTTGGATCATTTATGGAATTAGCAGGATTGCCTAGTTTCCAATCTATCATGGGGATTGGTGACGTGATATATCATTCAG gtTCTTTGGTGGAAGGAATGTCAAGTATCACTGAATATTTTGGATCTGCAAAGTTCCTAaatgaaatagagaaaattttgcaGGAGGACAAAAAATCCTCCAATTTTCTAGGGAACAGGCTAGAGGCTTGGCAATCCTTGGATGAGAATATACACGAAATACTTGGTTTTGACATAACGTCCGAAAAATGGACACAGCTAGGAAGATTTCTACACGAATTTGTGAAAATCCGATCTGTTACCAGAGACTTCGAAAAAACTGTTGACTACATGAAAAATGGTAAATACTCCACGTATATAGAAACCCAGATGAGGGTTGATCAGTTATTGAAGTTAAGcaactattttgaaaagaatccACAAATTTCTGCTGAAATTCGCATGGGACTGATTGGTGTCAATCGGTTTTCAGCActttataaatctttcaaaaagtatacaagaaaagaaatatctgaaaaagtGGCATCTATCCCGCAAAAGTACAAAGCACCAACAGCAAACACAGTTGCCGAATATACGTTTCTGCGGTCTATAGATATTGCAGTAAATTTTTTGTCTTTACTAGACGTGGCAAGAGTCATTAAAGAAGGGAAATCCAAATATTctgattctttgaaaaatattatagatatactAGAATTGGAATTAAAGAGCATGGAAGTCTTATAA
- the LOC129956440 gene encoding uncharacterized protein LOC129956440 produces the protein MSRLNLLAFFVFITSLAVIKLSVPGNDKNKEIWRGLLQFTEAAEKQLTDKPIPDLKYWRSQRIRTIETLEELRQKLDNVCFYTNCGKAAGSGMGIICALTALSTFLMSLIGIPISIPVMSVGGFTCPTGYLTREASLIIESILSKKYQNELQAVLMKDKELSRSLNEWLKFSPNLEEEFRNIFGFDFKSKDSISFIILNEFHRLFIVTKNFKKSLDLLKQGKYSSFIGKGIGIEDLQLFSKRMQDSPEISNKIRIYLSILSDLIQISQNEIEIFRNPKVERMFSSLSFILDKVDIKIPPTIEVPAFLLLKVLDLAKEVGSFIDATKIIKDGKCPYSDGIIYIIDMLKLELTTIESSFPFTIKQ, from the exons ATG tcacGACTGAATCTCTTGgcattctttgtttttattacatCCTTGGCTGTAATCAAACTGTCCGTTCCTGGAAacgacaaaaataaagaaatctggcGAGGATTGCTACAATTTACAGAAGCAGCTGAAAAGCAATTGACCGACAAACCCATTCCAGACTTGAAATACTGGAGATCGCAAAGAATCAGGACCATCGAGACACTCGAAGAGCTGAGACAGAAACTTGACAATGTTTGTTTTTACACCAACTGCGGCAAAGCAGCTGGAAGTGGAATGGGAATAATATGCGCTCTGACAGCCCTCTCTACATTTCTTATGAGTCTTATAGGAATACCCATCTCGATCCCAGTAATGAGTGTCGGTGGCTTTACGTGCCCAACAG gTTACTTAACAAGAGAAGCATCGCTTATAATAGAATcgattttgtcaaaaaaataccAGAATGAGTTGCAAGCTGTTTTGATGAAAGACAAAGAACTTTCTCGATCTTTGAATGAATGGTTGAAATTTTCACCGAACCTAGAAGAGGAGTTTCGAAACATTTTCGgctttgattttaaatcaaaggATTCAATATCTTTCATAATACTCAATGAATTTCATAGACTGTTTattgttactaaaaatttcaaaaaatctctaGATCTCCTGAAACAGGGAAAATATTCCTCGTTTATAGGCAAAGGTATCGGAATCGAGGATTTGCAGCTATTTAGTAAACGAATGCAAGATTCtcctgaaatttcaaataaaattcgaatttatttatctattttaagcgatcttattcaaatttcacaAAATGAGATTGAAATCTTTCGAAACCCGAAGGTGGAAAGAATGTTTTCCTCGCTTTCATTCATTCTAGATAAAGTTGATATAAAAATTCCACCAACAATAGAAGTTCCTGCTTTCCTTTTGCTTAAAGTGTTAGATTTGGCAAAAGAAGTCGGTTCTTTCATAGATGCGACAAAAATTATCAAAGATGGTAAATGCCCGTATTCTGATggcataatatatattatagatatgtTGAAACTAGAACTAACTACAATAGAGTCTTCGTTCCCATTTACCATAAAGCAATAG